The Clostridium beijerinckii genomic sequence TGACTGATACAAAAGGTAATGGAATTATGAATCACGTATTCCATTCTTATGAAAAATACAAAGGTGATATTCCAGGAAGAAGCAGAGGATCAATAGTTTCATTTGAAGCAGGAGATTCAATAGCATATGGATTATATAGTGCTCAAGAAAGAGGCCAATTATTCATAGGTGCTGGTGTTCCTGTATATGGTGGTATGATTGTTGGGGTTTCTGCAAGAGCAGAGGATCTTGAAATTAATGTATGTAAAATGAAGAAACTTACTAATACAAGATCATCAGGTGCTGATGATGCATTAAAATTAACTCCACCAGTTGAAATGTCTCTTGAACAATGTTTAGAATTTATAAATGCTGATGAATTGGTAGAAGTTACACCAAAGAATATAAGAATGAGAAAAAGAGTATTGGATAGTGCTGAAAGAAGAAGAATGATTAGCAGAAACAAAAAATAATTTGCTGAAAATACTTTAACTATTAAATAAAATAAATATAATTAAAGTAAATGGTCTTTATTTGGCTATTTACTTTTAATTATATCTAGGAGAAAGTAGAAAAAGTTTATGAATAAATATAAATCTTTTAGAAAGCTAATACTGTTAATTATATTATTTTTATTTGTAATAACTCTGACGTTTGTAATATCTTATAGTAGTACCATAAGAAAACCATTAAAGTCGACTGAAGACTCAATTATAATTGAAGTCAAACAAGGCGAAGGTTTTTATGATATATTGGATAAGTTAGACAAAGAAAATAAATTGACCAATAAACTTCTTATTAAAGTAAATCTGGCTATAGATAAGAGAAAAGTAAATTTAACAGAAGGTATATATGAAATAAATACAAATTCATCCTTAGAAGAACTGATAAAATCTTTAGAAAATAAGGATGGGGATAAGGATTTGGTTAAATTAACTATACCAGAAGGTTATTCTATAGAAGATATTGCTAAAAGCGTAGAAGATAAAGGTATTTGTTCTAAAGACGAATTTATTAAAGACGTTAAAGATTATAAATTGCCTAGTTTCGTGAAAAATAATAATAAGAAGAGATATAATTTGGAAGGATATTTGTATCCTGATACATATTTAATAGAAAAAGGGTCAAATGCAAATGATGTAATTAAATCTATGTTAGATAGATTTGAAGATGTGCTGAAGCAGGCAGAAGATGAGACTAAAGTTGAAATAAGTGATGGAGATGTTGAAAAAATAGTTACTATAGCTTCCATGATAGAAAGAGAAGCAAGAGTGCCTGGTGATAGGCCATTAATATCATCAGTTATTTACAACAGATTAGAGAAAGATATGAAACTTCAAATAGATGCAGCAGTAATTTATGCATTGGGATATCACGTTGATGTGGTATTAAACAAGCATCTAGAAGTAGATTCTCCATATAATGTGTATAAGTATAAAGGCCTGCCAGTTGGTCCTATAGCAAATCCAGGTTTAGACTGCATTAAGGCAGCATTGCTTCCTGAAAAGACAGATTATTTATATTATATTATGAAAGATGATGGATCACATTATTTTACTAATAACTATGAAGATTTTTTAAATAAGAAAAAAGAGTTGGGATACTAACTGTAATGCACACAATGTACAATGCACAATCGATAGTTGTGAATTGATAATTTAAGTTGTTTTTTGTTTATCTATAATACAGATTTATGGAGGAAATTCATGAGCGAAATCACATATGACTATATGGAAGAATATATTAGAAGTTTAATTCCTGAGAGAGAAGGGACATTAAAGGAAATAGAAGCTTTTGCAAGAGCAAATGGGGTGCCTATTGTTCAAAAAGAAACAGGTGTATTTCTTGAATTCATGACTAGTATGAAGAAACCAAAAAGAATATTAGAACTTGGAA encodes the following:
- the mltG gene encoding endolytic transglycosylase MltG; the encoded protein is MNKYKSFRKLILLIILFLFVITLTFVISYSSTIRKPLKSTEDSIIIEVKQGEGFYDILDKLDKENKLTNKLLIKVNLAIDKRKVNLTEGIYEINTNSSLEELIKSLENKDGDKDLVKLTIPEGYSIEDIAKSVEDKGICSKDEFIKDVKDYKLPSFVKNNNKKRYNLEGYLYPDTYLIEKGSNANDVIKSMLDRFEDVLKQAEDETKVEISDGDVEKIVTIASMIEREARVPGDRPLISSVIYNRLEKDMKLQIDAAVIYALGYHVDVVLNKHLEVDSPYNVYKYKGLPVGPIANPGLDCIKAALLPEKTDYLYYIMKDDGSHYFTNNYEDFLNKKKELGY